A window of the Archocentrus centrarchus isolate MPI-CPG fArcCen1 chromosome 9, fArcCen1, whole genome shotgun sequence genome harbors these coding sequences:
- the scarf2 gene encoding scavenger receptor class F member 2 — translation MEVKHSFTFLAVLCLFFCSGFSQELNPKGRNVCKVPGSSTSVCCSGWGQLGNECLTPLCDGNFTCKENEVCVRPNECRCRHGYFGASCNTKCPAEYWGPDCKGECNCYPNGQCDDLTGKCTCNHNRWGPKCENACLCQKGKCDQDTGKCTCYPGFWGPQCNNNCYCSINSVCDVVTGRCLCNPGWTGRNCALQCNCNNSPCDQFTGRCQCRERLWGQRCERNCQCHYGKCNQADGSCTCLPGYRGKFCREPCPAGFYGQNCRNRCGHCKGQQPCKVTGGSCITCDRGWNGTRCDQLCSKGFFGENCHEVCPTCKDGHHCDPIHGKCSHCNPGWIGDRCEVRCPNGTYGENCENNCSHCFNGICHVVTGECLCDPGFYGTYCNMTCQPGQYGINCNQICSCHDKNCDPVSGACYLQPNQRMGVIAAGSLVSFLLIVLLSLLCCCCLCRHKDNHNKKAKRILCGRFSRISTKLPRIPLRRQKLPKVVVAHHDPENTFNCSFIEPPSVAEQHSPSSWSFQGSFSSFESGDEGPVYCVPHEESMNDKRSPSPAAEKSESVPDEDDAGEYTSLKDTNVTKTEGGEPQYAFVARLSKQSKEDESSGKDRDGTPILEAKRNGKPPPSPGKPKPRPPDPSTKPKVSWIHGNTTGSPQLEQQGGIKALAVSKEKKRSSSDGSSKSEEWQKIKEKNHDQQKVQEGKEADASGSPSKHKPQRGKKSGDDHSSPSHMEHINGVVQNALKKISNFHSSSPEKKSADSSKQTPKEPPKSPKVIHPHMNSEAATLLAAQLKEKTQSINRNEGTGLTKTNGLSTPRVNREKPTPPQKAKRTGSTGLSQQGSTKPQLPTSSSLQKMVAPVTTTLGTSEAKNPEKQDLNGSRTGDPLDPMPKKTPIKKPPRKKGKEGTLDTSESKMPQQKTAIMPPQVVK, via the exons ATGGAAGTAAAGCACTCTTTTACTTTTCTTGCGGTGCTTTGTCTTTTCTTCTGCTCCGGCTTCAGCCAAGAACTCAACCCCAAAGGCAGGAATGTGTGCAAAGTACCCGG ATCATCAACATCAGTCTGCTGCAGTGGATGGGGGCAGCTAGGAAATGAATGCCTGACAC CCCTCTGTGACGGGAACTTCACCTGCAAGGAGAACGAGGTGTGTGTCAGGCCAAATGAATGTCGTTGTCGTCACGGATACTTTGGTGCTAGCTGTAACACca AGTGCCCTGCTGAGTACTGGGGACCTGACTGCAAGGGGGAGTGTAACTGTTACCCCAATGGCCAGTGCGATGACCTGACCGGCAAGTGTACCTGCAACCACAATCGTTGGGGACCTAAATGCGAGAATGCGTGTCTGTGCCAAAAGGGCAAGTGTGACCAAGACACGGGAAAATGCACGTGCTATCCTGGCTTCTGGGGTCCTCAGTGCAACAACAACTGCTACTGCAGCATCAATTCTGTCTGTGATGTGGTGACGGGGCGATGTTTGTGCAACCCTGGCTGGACTGGGAGGAACTGTGCACTTCAGTGTAACTGTAACAATTCACCGTGCGACCAGTTTACGGGACGCTGCCAGTGCAGGGAGAGGCTGTGGGGCCAACGGTGTGAACGAAACTGCCAGTGCCACTATGGCAAGTGCAACCAGGCTGATGGTTCATGTACCTGTCTGCCTGGGTACCGTGGGAAGTTCTGCAGGGAGCCATGTCCTGCTGGGTTCTATGGTCAAAACTGCAGAAACAG GTGTGGGCACTGCAAAGGCCAGCAGCCCTGTAAGGTGACTGGGGGCAGCTGTATCACATGTGACAGAGGATGGAATGGGACTCGGTGCGATCAGCTCTGCTCCAAGGGCTTCTTTGGTGAAAACTGCCACGAAGTGTGCCCTACGTGTAAAGATGGTCACCACTGTGACCCCATTCATGGCAAGTGTTCTCACTGCAACCCTGGCTGGATTGGGgacag GTGTGAGGTGCGCTGCCCCAACGGCACGTATGGTGAGAACTGTGAAAACAACTGCAGCCATTGTTTTAATGGCATCTGTCATGTTGTTACCGGAGAGTGCCTGTGTGACCCCGGGTTTTATGGCACATA CTGCAATATGACCTGTCAGCCCGGCCAGTACGGGATCAACTGCAACCAGATCTGCTCCTGCCATGACAAGAACTGTGATCCTGTGTCTGGTGCCTGCTATCTCC AGCCCAACCAGCGGATGGGTGTGATTGCAGCCGGGAGCTTGGTCTCCTTTTTACTGATTGTTCTGCTCtcgctgctgtgctgctgctgcctctgtcGACACAAAGACAACCACAA CAAAAAAGCCAAACGGATCCTGTGTGGACGATTCAGCAGAATCAGCACTAAACTTCCCCGTATTCCACTGAGGCGACAGAAACTGCCCAAAGTAGTCG TAGCACACCACGACCCGGAGAACACCTTCAACTGTAGCTTCATTGAACCCCCCTCTGTGGCCGAGCAGCACTCCCCCTCCTCCTGGTCATTCCAGGGGTCCTTCTCTTCTTTTGAGAGTGGAGACGAGGGGCCAGTTTACTGCGTTCCACATGAAG AGTCTATGAATGACAAGCGCAGCCCCAGCCCAGCAGCAGAGAAGTCAGAATCTGTCCCTGATGAAGATGACGCAGGTGAATACACCTCCCTGAAAGACACAAATGTGACCAAAACAGAAGGCGGTGAGCCCCAGTATGCCTTTGTCGCCCGCCTCTCCAAGCAGTCCAAGGAGGATGAGAGCAGTGGCAAGGATAGAGATGGCACTCCTATACTAGAGGCCAAGCGCAATGGAAAGCCGCCGCCTTCACCTGGGAAGCCCAAACCACGGCCACCAGACCCATCCACTAAACCCAAGGTGTCGTGGATACACGGGAACACCACAGGGTCTCCCCAGCTAGAGCAGCAGGGGGGAATTAAGGCACTTGCAGTGtcaaaggagaaaaagaggagttCAAGTGATGGCTCGTCCAAGAGTGAAGAGTggcagaaaattaaagaaaagaatcatGACCAACAGAAAGTACAGGAGGGGAAGGAGGCAGATGCCAGCGGCTCCCCTAGCAAACACAAACCTCAGCGAGGTAAAAAGTCTGGGGATGACCACAGCAGTCCCAGTCACATGGAGCACATCAATGGGGTTGTTCAGAATGCTCTCAAGAAGATAAGTAATTTTCACAGCTCCTCACCTGAAAAGAAAAGTGCTGACAGTTCAAAGCAGACCCCTAAGGAGCCACCCAAGAGCCCAAAGGTCATCCACCCTCATATGAACTCGGAGGCTGCTACGCTGCTGGCCGCTCAGCTCAAGGAAAAAACCCAAAGCATCAACAGAAATGAGGGAACAGGACTGACAAAGACCAACGGTCTCTCCACACCCAGGGTAAATCGGGAGAAGCCCACACCTCCACAGAAAGCCAAGAGAACCGGCTCCACTGGACTGAGCCAGCAAGGCTCTACCAAACCCCAGCTGCCCACCTCGAGTAGCCTCCAGAAGATGGTGGCACCTGTAACAACCACCCTTGGGACCTCTGAAGCCAAGAACCCGGAAAAGCAGGACTTGAACGGCTCCAGGACAGGGGACCCACTGGATCCTATGCCAAAGAAGACTCCCATAAAAAAGCCACCCAGGAAGAAAGGCAAGGAAGGTACTTTGGATACATCTGAAAGTAAAATGCCACAGCAAAAAACAGCTATCATGCCACCTCAGGTGGTAAAATAA
- the selenoe gene encoding selenoprotein e translates to MWAFLVLTLTFVLRLSDANNDTTGEETFVVARAKLLAPSVVGUGIKKMPELYHFLMERMALYHNLEYDSSEEKKPRLIFYNEKDEVVKTVPVKKMKADEISSLLDSLGFYKRSKKGEEVPEEFQHFPLRAPRDEL, encoded by the exons ATGTGGGCCTTCTTGGTGCTGACTCTCACCTTTGTTCTTAGGTTATCCGACGCTAACAACGACACAACAGGTGAAGAAACGTTTGTTGTAGCCAGAGCCAAACTGCTG GCTCCCAGTGTGGTCGGATGAGGCATAAAGAAAATGCCTGAGCTCTATCATTTTCTCATGGAGCGAATGGCTTTATA CCACAACTTGGAATATGATTCGTCAGAGGAGAAGAAACCCCGTCTGATATTCTATAACGAAAAGGACGAGGTTGTTAAG ACTGTCCCTGTGAAGAAAATGAAGGCAGACGAGATCAGCAGCTTGTTAGACTCACTCGGCTTCTACAAGAGGTCCAAGAAGGGGGAAGAGGTGCCAGAGGAGTTCCAGCATTTCCCCCTGCGCGCCCCAAGGGATGAGCTGTGA